A genomic region of Parambassis ranga chromosome 7, fParRan2.1, whole genome shotgun sequence contains the following coding sequences:
- the prickle2a gene encoding prickle-like protein 2, producing MSLEMEKTITKLMYDFQRNSTSDDDSGCALEEYAWVPPGLSPEQVHQYYNSLPEEKVPYINSPGEKYRIKQLLHQLPPHDNEVRYCNALDEEEKRELILFSNQRKKDNLGRGNVRPFPLTINGAICDKCGGQINGGDIVVFAARVGHGKCWHPHCFVCSTCEELLVDLIYFHQDGKIYCGRHHSERLKPRCCACDEIIFADECTEAEGRHWHMKHFCCYECETTLGGQRYIMKDGRPHCCNCFESLYAEYCDACGEHIGIDQGQMTYDGQHWHATEECFCCARCKRSLLGRPFLPKQGQIFCSRSCSAGQDPEESDSSDSAFQSARSRESRHSTKIGKKERRNAEQDRRSAEARQSAPPPMPDRLSAEIDPLSVQMDRLSLSSSQTPSRTPNRTPSRTPSRAPSLNQVWMSRDEPYIPASYEGPQRDPSPTPAPIHLMGQCNLRQGYNPNANAHQPAQSPANPGKRPDSWGKEQGNAKRTPMAALRGHSFNENWIHHNSQDEFRPNKLRTQMSFNEMSSQNQGFSDKRSISLHGFQRDGRPPLTRRNPITAMSFNEPLTPLEQTPRGSMDSLTMSNATGNSLDGVTKRQEHLSRFSMPDLSKDSGVNVSEKSNMGTLSSSVQFHSTESLSSSRPYNNNNGYAPLRVGYPLQYWDGPQQLGFDGKGRVGLMGSSGNLRMAPMSDRMPRRRLNGQESVTQQQQPPLRRRKHHRGNHNNGQHRSGRHHKRSRRSRSDNALHLVADRPAQMVELPYRRVQEDYDRFPSGHAARELFGLEPGGYRQQPHRPCPRTTSDLTLQNAGWQPVGLGGPCWGDGYMEAADPWCSSCSSSSESEGDEGYFLGEPIPRPVQLCYINNEELRHRYSPSGIGGHHGPLHGPIHGQLHTRQRRKSKNCIIS from the exons GTGCATCAGTATTATAACTCCTTACCAGAGGAGAAGGTCCCTTACATTAACAGCCCGGGGGAGAAGTATCGCATCAAACAACTGCTTCACCAGTTGCCTCCACATGATAATGAg GTGCGTTACTGTAATGCactggatgaggaggagaaacgGGAGCTCATACTCTTCAGCAACCAGCGGAAGAAGGACAACTTGGGCAGAGGCAACGTCCGTCCCTTCCCACTCACTATCAATGGAGCCATCTGTGATAAG TGTGGTGGTCAGATAAACGGAGGGGACATTGTAGTTTTTGCTGCCAGGGTGGGTCATGGAAAATGCTGGCACCCGCATTGCtttgtctgcagcacatgtgaGGAGCTGTTGGTGGATCTCATATACTTCCACCAGGATGGAAAGATCTACTGCGGCCGGCACCATTCCGAGAGGCTGAAACCCCGCTGCTGTGCCTGTGATGAG ATAATCTTCGCCGATGAATGCACTGAGGCTGAAGGCAGGCACTGGCACATGAAGCACTTCTGTTGCTACGAATGTGAGACCACTCTTGGCGGCCAGCGCTACATCATGAAAGATGGACGGCCACACTGCTGCAACTGCTTTGAGTCCCTTTATGCAGAGTACTGTGATGCTTGTGGAGAGCACATAG GGATCGATCAGGGCCAGATGACATATGATGGGCAGCACTGGCACGCAACTGAGGAATGTTTTTGCTGTGCCCGTTGCAAGCGCTCTCTGCTAGGTCGCCCTTTTCTACCCAAGCAGGGTCAGATTTTCTGCTCACGGTCCTGCAGTGCTGGACAG GACCCGGAGGAGTCAGATTCATCTGACTCTGCCTTCCAAAGCGCTCGCTCCCGTGAGTCCCGCCACAGCACCAAGATTGGGAAGAAGGAGCGCAGGAATGCTGAGCAGGATCGGAGGAGTGCCGAGGCCCGccagtcagctcctccacccaTGCCTGACCGTCTGTCTGCTGAAATTGATCCCCTGTCTGTTCAGATGGACCGGTTAAGCCTCTCCTCTAGTCAGACTCCAAGCAGAACACCTAACCGCACACCTAGCCGCACTCCAAGCCGTGCCCCGAGCCTTAACCAGGTGTGGATGAGCCGGGATGAACCCTATATTCCTGCTTCTTACGAGGGACCACAGAGGGATCCTTCCCCCACCCCAGCACCTATACATCTAATGGGACAGTGCAACCTCAGGCAAGGCTACAATCCTAATGCGAATGCTCACCAACCAGCCCAGAGTCCTGCTAACCCAGGAAAGAGGCCCGATTCCTGGGGGAAGGAACAAGGCAATGCCAAGAGGACCCCAATGGCAGCCCTCAGAGGCCACTCCTTTAATGAAAACTGGATCCACCACAACAGCCAGGATGAGTTCAGGCCCAACAAGCTGCGCACccagatgagtttcaatgagATGTCCAGCCAGAACCAGGGCTTCTCTGATAAGAGGAGCATCAGTCTGCATGGATTCCAAAGAGATGGCAGACCCCCACTGACCAGGAGGAACCCCATCACTGCCATGAGCTTCAATGAGCCCCTCACTCCTCTAGAGCAGACTCCACGTGGATCCATGGACTCTCTCACTATGTCCAATGCTACAG GCAACTCTTTGGATGGTGTCACTAAGCGTCAGGAACATCTGTCAAGGTTTTCCATGCCCGACCTGAGTAAGGACTcaggtgtgaatgtgtctgaAAAGAGTAACATGGGCACCCTCAGCTCTTCAGTCCAGTTTCACAGCACAGAGTCACTGTCCTCCTCCCGCCCCTACAACAACAATAACGGATACGCTCCACTGAGAGTCGGATACCCTCTGCAGTACTGGGATGGCCCACAGCAGCTGGGCTTCGACGGCAAAGGTCGCGTCGGGTTGATGGGCAGCAGCGGAAACCTAAGAATGGCACCCATGAGTGACAGAATGCCTCGCCGGCGCTTAAACGGGCAAGAGTCTGTGACCCAGCAACAGCAGCCACCACTGAGGCGCCGCAAACACCATCGTGGAAACCACAACAATGGGCAGCACCGCAGTGGCCGCCACCACAAGCGCTCTCGCCGATCTCGTTCTGACAACGCCTTGCACCTGGTTGCAGACCGGCccgctcaaatggtagagctgCCTTACCGCCGCGTTCAGGAGGATTATGATCGCTTTCCCTCCGGCCATGCTGCTCGGGAGTTGTTCGGGTTGGAGCCAGGCGGCTACAGACAGCAGCCTCACCGACCATGCCCCCGCACCACGTCTGATCTGACACTGCAGAATGCTGGCTGGCAACCTGTGGGACTGGGCGGGCCATGCTGGGGTGATGGGTACATGGAGGCTGCTGACCCCTGgtgctccagctgctcctcttcctctgagtcAGAGGGTGATGAGGGCTATTTTCTGGGAGAACCAATCCCGCGGCCCGTGCAGCTGTGCTACATCAACAACGAGGAGCTGCGCCACCGCTACAGCCCCTCTGGGATCGGTGGCCATCATGGACCTCTGCATGGACCAATTCATGGCCAGCTGCACACTCGTCAGCGGAGGAAGAGCAAAAACTGCATAATTTCCTAG